aaaaaaaagtagaaatagAAAGCCTATATTTTAGGGGGGAAAAGTGAAACAAGAAACTCATGTCAAATGCCAAATTGCGAAGTATTTATTAGacaaatatcaaattcaatttCTACATAAATTATTTGCACTTTTATTGCTATTGGTATTGGTATGCTAACTTTTTTGTCAGCCGGAGCCGGTGCCGGTGGTGCTCTTCCGCCGGCATTTGTTCTAATTGGATCCAATTTGAAATGGTCGAATTCGAGGCGTTTAACGATCTGGGCTGGCTGTGAATTTCCAGATTTTCTTCCTAAACAAGTCGAGAAAATCAAAGATCCTTATGCTAGAAACATGGCTTCACGAATTGAGAGAATACCAGTAAGTTTTAACAATGTGCTgttgtgaaatttatttttgttattttggaaGTGAATGAAGCAGAGACGAGTTTAGAAtttctaaaatatgaaaaatttcgTAAAGTTTAGTATTCTTTGTTAATGTGTATATTTATTGCTGTTTTTGCGAGAGTGATAATACCACTTTCACTTCTTCGTGTACTTGATACTTTCTTTATATATTGGGTCCTTACACTATTTTGATCGTTGTTAttcattgtattgtattatatcGTTACTATATCTATAATTACTTAAAGTGTATTGTACTGTATTCTAAATTTTGTTATTCCGTAATAATGGAAACCtatattttatggaacaaccaatttggtgtgttgTATTATATCGTTACTATATctataatgtttgttttgattacTTAAAAgtgtattgtactgtattgcTAAATTTTGTTATTCCGTAATAATGGAAACCTCTATgttatggaacaaccaatttagtgtgttcccattgttactaaattttttttccaattatattttcacataatatttcaaaatattattttatcctttaccttaattatttaaacctAGTCAAACCTTctaccctagaataattaaaaatattttagtaaatttatatttaaatataatagagTACAATACAATGTTCAAACAAAGTGTTAGCGAAAAGGATAACTGAGTTTTTCTTTGATCGAAATTTCTATCtatgttttaaaagtattttaagttgttaattattgtgatttaaaatattgttaattattgtgatttaaaGTACCTTTTacgtaattttttaatatataaattttagggaaaatgcTCAAGTACTCCTAGACTGGTTAAATCTTAGATAcattttaactaaactaaggtcctattacccgaacttatttttttggtaattttctaCATCTTTTGTGTTATGTGGTACACTCTGTGACTCCACAGAATTGAGGCGCGTAggagatatttggatgccacGTAAGTGCCTCCACGAAATTGAGGCGCGTGagagatatttggatgtcacgtaagccaaaaaggtgtacaaaattattaaaaaaataagtttaggagtaataggaccttagtttagttaagatgCATTTATGAGATTTCGGTTATAGTCTAGGGTACTTATCCATTTTCcctaaattttatattagaaaatttgGCTTCTTTGTCTGAATACATGTCAAAGTTTAGAAGTTTGAATCTCGAAATTCATTATACCATATAAACTGGGTCAGAAGGAGTAATTGTTTACTCTGTCTGTCCCAATTTATATGAAATCCTAAAAATCTTGCTTGTCCTGTTTTGTATTGAATCCAccattttcttcctttataAAGTACTGTTATTGTCTTGATTGTTGATCTTTTTTGTTGGTTCATTTAGGTAAACTTATCGAAGGATCGTGTCATGAGTAGTTGTGTGAagccaaaagaaaagaaagaagcaaATCCAGTTGTGCTTCTTCATGGTTTTGATAGGTATGTTTTATAGTAAGCTATTAGTTTTGATCACTTTTTTCTAGCTATGCTGTTGTTCATTATACCTCGTTGTGATCAGCACGTGTTTAGAATGGAGGTACACGCTTCCATTGCTCGAGGAAGCTGGGCTGGAGACTTGGGCAATTGATATCCTTGGATGGGGTTTTTCTGATTTAGGTATTTCGATTGTTCTTGCTctatctcattttttatttttgcagaaACGAAAAATGAAGACTTGCTCATCGTTTCACCTCTTTTCGTTTTGTTCTGATTGTTAAGAAAGGCTTCCATCGTGTGATGTAGCTTCCAAGCGCGATCACCTTTATCAGGTATACCTACTGATTTTGTGTAAAGTATGTTCTCCGTTTACTCGTTTTGTGAATTTACCAGCCTTGTTTTTCTTTCAGCTGTGGTCTACCTATATCAAGAGGCCGATGGTACTTGTCGGACCTAGTCTAGGATCAGCTGTTGCTATTGACTTCTCTGTCAACTATCCTGAAGCTGTAACTACTTTCAGTAACTGTGAATCCCCTTCGAAATATTACAAATTCATTTCTTACTCTGAAGTACTTTTACTTTATATAGGTGGATAGGCTGGTTTTAATCAATGCAAGTGTTTATGCGAAAGGCACAGGAAAGCTTGCAACCTTACCGAAAACAGTAGCTTATGCTGGGGTGAGTCCATGGGATGTATATTCTGATCTGAATCATAGATATAACACGTTTTCAAATATGATCGCAGACATT
This DNA window, taken from Solanum lycopersicum chromosome 5, SLM_r2.1, encodes the following:
- the LOC101245164 gene encoding alpha/beta hydrolase domain-containing protein VTE7-like isoform X1; protein product: MLTFLSAGAGAGGALPPAFVLIGSNLKWSNSRRLTIWAGCEFPDFLPKQVEKIKDPYARNMASRIERIPVNLSKDRVMSSCVKPKEKKEANPVVLLHGFDSTCLEWRYTLPLLEEAGLETWAIDILGWGFSDLERLPSCDVASKRDHLYQLWSTYIKRPMVLVGPSLGSAVAIDFSVNYPEAVDRLVLINASVYAKGTGKLATLPKTVAYAGVYLLKSLPIRLYATSLAFNGLPLSTCIEWTNIGRLHCLLPWWEDATVNFMISGGYNVIDQIEHVKHKTLIILGEDDHIIDYKLGVRLHCELPNATLRQIPKCGHIPHVEKPEVVSRLIAEFVQSDQSQKAKPDSVSTISDPVMISRTCTSRYLAYPASPPSPQFRGIMFS
- the LOC101245164 gene encoding alpha/beta hydrolase domain-containing protein VTE7-like isoform X2 — protein: MLTFLSAGAGAGGALPPAFVLIGSNLKWSNSRRLTIWAGCEFPDFLPKQVEKIKDPYARNMASRIERIPVNLSKDRVMSSCVKPKEKKEANPVVLLHGFDSTCLEWRYTLPLLEEAGLETWAIDILGWGFSDLERLPSCDVASKRDHLYQLWSTYIKRPMVDRLVLINASVYAKGTGKLATLPKTVAYAGVYLLKSLPIRLYATSLAFNGLPLSTCIEWTNIGRLHCLLPWWEDATVNFMISGGYNVIDQIEHVKHKTLIILGEDDHIIDYKLGVRLHCELPNATLRQIPKCGHIPHVEKPEVVSRLIAEFVQSDQSQKAKPDSVSTISDPVMISRTCTSRYLAYPASPPSPQFRGIMFS